The sequence below is a genomic window from Deltaproteobacteria bacterium.
GGCGTGCTGCTCGCTCGTAACGGCACTTACCGTTACCCCGCCATGGCGCGCAAGAATCCCAATCAGCTCGATTCCCGTATATCCCGTCCCCCCAAAGACACCTACCGTGACCATCTATTCCTCCCCGGGGCAGAAACAAAAAAAGGGGAAGGATTCCCCTTCCCCTTTGAAAGGCTTCGTGTGGTGAATACCATATTACCTCTTGGAGAATTGGAATCGTTTCCTGGCCCCGGGCCTTCCATATTTCTTTCTCTCCTTGACACGCGAATCTCTCGTGAGAAAACCCTCCTTCTTCAGCAGGCCCCGCAGATCCGGCTGCCAGGCCAGAAGCGCCTTTGCGATGCCGAAATTGACCGCCTCCGCCTGTGCGCTCTTGCCGCCACCTTTGAGATTCACTTTGATGTCGAACTTCCCCTCGTTTCCCGTGGTTTCGAGCGAAGAAAGCACTACTTTCTGCAGGGGAAGCACGGGGAAGTAACTCTCAAACTCCCTTTTGTTCACGGTAATAAGGCCGGTGCCCGGTTTCATGAAGACCCGCGCAACAGCCGTTTTCCTTTTTCCCGTGCCGTAGAAGTATTTGAACTCGGCCATCATTTTTCAACTCCCGTCAGGTTTCCAGCAACTCCGGCTTCTGGGCCTCATGAGGATGTTTCGGCCCCCTGTAAACCTTGAGTTTGTTGTACTGCTTCCTCCCGAGGCTGTTCTTCGGAAGCATTCCCCACACGGCGTACTCGATCATTCTCTCGGGAAACCGCTTCAAAAGGCTTCTCGCGTTTATGGATTTGATGCCTCCCGGAAATCCGCTGTGCCGGTAATATACCTTGTCATCGATCTTCTTTCCTGTCAGCCTGACCTTCTCGGCGTTGATCACGATTACAAAGTCCCCCGTGTCGGTATGGGCCGTGAACTGAGGCTTGTGCTTACCCCGGAGTATCACCGCGATCCGCGAGGCCAAGCGCCCAAGAACTTTGTCCTCGGCGTCGATCAGGTACCATTTTCGCTCGACCTCGCCGGATTTGGCGTAGTAGGTTTTCGTCATCCCTTTACCCCTCGTCTCGAAAAACCAGTCAAATAAACAAATATAAAAATTTAGTATACAACGCTTCCGAAGTCAAGAATAAATGGAAGTTCGCCGCGGAAAGAGAGTCCCGGATAATCCACGCCCAGCAGGTAGAGGCCGCACCCGGGAGCGCATCTTCCGGCCTGCTTTCTATCCTTCGACCGGATGACCTCCCTTAAACTCTCCTTCTTTCCCTTCCCCCGATAGAAGTCCACCATGGTCCCCACCATGTTTCTCACCATGTTCTTCAGGAACCCGTTTCCCGCAAAGGTTATGACGACGAATTCCCTGGTGCGCGCCACGCCGGCCTTTTCGATCCTCCTGACGGTGCGTGTTACCTGGGACCCGCTTCCCATGAATGCCCGAAAGTCGTGCTCGCCCTCGAGTTGCGCACCGATGCGGGCCAGCCGCGCCACATCGATCGGGGGGGCGGGCAGGTGCCACGCGTACCCGTCATAGAAGGGAGGCAGAACCGGGCCGTTGTGTATGACGTAGCCGTAGATTTTCCTGGCAGCACCCTTGCGTGCGTTAAACTCAGGGGATACCTCCCGTGATTCCCGAACCCGTATGCTCGTCGGCAGGCGTGAGTTCAGGGCGCGGAGAAACGCGTCGGGGCCCAGGCTGCTCGAGGTGGCAAAATTCACCACCTGGGACACGGCATGGACACCGGCATCCGTGCGCCCTGATGAAACCACCCGCACTTCTTCACCGGTCAGTTCGCGCAGGCGCTCCTGAAGGACACCCTGGATCGACACCCTTCTTTTCTGCAGCTGAAATCCGCTGAACCCCTTTCCGTCATAGGACAAAAGGAGAAGAATGTTTCTCATCTGACCCCTTACGCTACATGAACTTCGCCGCGAGGGTTTCCGCTATCTGCACAGCGTTCAGCGCGGCACCCTTCCGGAGCTGATCGCCGACGACCCAGTAGTTCAGACCGTTTTCGATCGACTCATCCTCACGTATACGACCCACGTAGCAGTCATCCCTCCCGGTGGTAAATATGGGGGTCGGGTAGACATCGTTTCCCGGGTCGTCCATGACCGCGCATCCGGGGAAGTTACCGATGAGCTCCTTCGCTTTTTCCCGGGTAATCTTTTTCTCCGTCTCCACATTGGCAGATATCGCATGGGCGCGAAA
It includes:
- the rpsI gene encoding 30S ribosomal protein S9, which codes for MMAEFKYFYGTGKRKTAVARVFMKPGTGLITVNKREFESYFPVLPLQKVVLSSLETTGNEGKFDIKVNLKGGGKSAQAEAVNFGIAKALLAWQPDLRGLLKKEGFLTRDSRVKERKKYGRPGARKRFQFSKR
- the truA gene encoding tRNA pseudouridine(38-40) synthase TruA, translated to MRNILLLLSYDGKGFSGFQLQKRRVSIQGVLQERLRELTGEEVRVVSSGRTDAGVHAVSQVVNFATSSSLGPDAFLRALNSRLPTSIRVRESREVSPEFNARKGAARKIYGYVIHNGPVLPPFYDGYAWHLPAPPIDVARLARIGAQLEGEHDFRAFMGSGSQVTRTVRRIEKAGVARTREFVVITFAGNGFLKNMVRNMVGTMVDFYRGKGKKESLREVIRSKDRKQAGRCAPGCGLYLLGVDYPGLSFRGELPFILDFGSVVY
- the rplM gene encoding 50S ribosomal protein L13, coding for MTKTYYAKSGEVERKWYLIDAEDKVLGRLASRIAVILRGKHKPQFTAHTDTGDFVIVINAEKVRLTGKKIDDKVYYRHSGFPGGIKSINARSLLKRFPERMIEYAVWGMLPKNSLGRKQYNKLKVYRGPKHPHEAQKPELLET